In Schizosaccharomyces osmophilus chromosome 1, complete sequence, the genomic window ATAAAAATGACATAAATAAGAAGATATAACGGACCCCTGAGGAATTCCCTGTGTTTGACGGTAATATTTACGACCAATCTTAATGTAAGTAATATTTCAATTGCGAGTGACCGTACCTTTACAACACTTTGCTTTAAATGCTTCTCAAGGATAGAAAAAAGTTCGTCGAACGTTTTTGTCCAGTATTCGACGTTATCAACGAAAATGGTATCTTTCATTCTAGTTGCCAAGGAGGACGCTAGTCGTTCAAAGGGTTTAAGGTCAACTGAAAGGAGTTAGTCAgtttttaacaaaattaACATCGTACAGTAACTATGTGCTTCGTTCACATGCTGCTTGATCAATTGACCTTGTGATTTTTGAATCATACAGTATTTACGTATGACATACTCCGGATCCTTCAAATGAAGTTTCGTTATGCGGCTCATCAAGTCTTGCTTAATATTATCGTAACAACCCTTTATGTCAACACgaacaaaatattttttccgACTACCGTTAGAATGCTAACTTAAAGTGTTGTTTGCTTACTTATACAAACAGTGTTTTTGAAGGTCTTCcttgtaaaaaagaattttcgAAAACACATTTCTGTATGAAAATGATTCATCAGCTCTAGACTCGTAATCTGACTATAACCATTAGTATGCAACCTTCACATGATTCTTACCATCGACAACCTAAGCACAGAAGCTAACGGCTGCAATAGCTGGTTTGTGCTAACCAAATGCCCGGGTCCGTGGTTGTCAAAAGTATTCTAAAGTTGTTAACATCAAATTATAGAAGTAGAAATCATGCGTACCTTCATTAAATGTTTACGACGCAAATTTGTAATTAATCGAAATgaatctttctttggaattaaCCGAATAGTTGCCGGTGGTAAGACTGAATCTTTCAATATTTCATGCTGCACCTAAGTTAATAACTATTTTTCGGGTGGATTTTATTACCGTTTCGATAGGCATGTAGCTGCTGTCTTTTACCATTCTTAGGTAAGGGTTAGATAAAGAAGCCCACACGTCTTTCCTAAAATAACAAGTTgcatttttgctttcaacTGATTCGGTGCAGTAGAAAAACGACTGCAGTAAAGATATTACAAATGTGTTGAAAAACCAATACATAAACTCGGAAAAGATCtgctttctcttttcaaaatcactAAGGCAAAGCTTTTTCGAGTCATTCTCTCCCAAACGTATCCAAGGAATGCTCCTGATCTGAAAAGTTTAGCACATTGCATAATCGTTAGCACTTACTGGGATGTTGTGCATTATATAATGAAGCGTAATTGTTTCAAACCGCGTTAATTGtagaaaaataagtaaTTCTAATGTTAGTAGCGCCATTGACTATTTTGCTTACTTCGCATAAcaatattaaaaatatgTGTGGTACCCCAAACACactttggaaaaactttAAGAATAACCGATCGCAAGAAGGCATGAACTTGGTTTACATTTAAGGAGTAAGCAAgtacttttgatttttctggATCCTCAAAATGTATATTCTATGTTTGTTAGTAGACAGAAGATTTCATGATGTACCCTACAGTACGCCTTGGGCAATAATGATTAAAAGTGCATAACAGTGATACCTGGTGAAGGTTTTTAGCAATGCTATGAATTAAAGGAGCGGCTTTCAATAAACGTTTTGGGATGTCAAGTTTTTTGGGCAGAACAGAAGAAGCTCTATTTTCAAAACCTTCGTCAGAAAATACGCTTGGAAGCCCAAACTGTTGAGGAAAAATCCACTGTAGCCAATAAACCGTTGTCTTTTTAGTCAACTGACCACTATTAAAAAATCGATCTGCATGGTTAGCAATTACAAGCAATAGCCTAGCGaaccttttttaaagtGTTTGTAAAagtatttataaaatagtCGAAAACGTTTTACAGAGATTTTGTTCCAGGGATTCCCGATACGAGTTTCCTTCTGATGGCCATTTTCATGCCTTAAGCTTtcaaactttcttttttttccaacaaaacTGGATTTCAAGTTGAAAGAATAGATTGGAACCCCAGTTACTTGTAGATAATTATTGTTTGGCaaatatgaaaatatgCTTCCTTTGTACAATAAGTGGTACATTGCATCACATCCAATTCTAGAGGgttaattttattaaatgcAAGAAAGGCACTCACACTTCAAGTAAAAGCTTCCAATTCTCCGACGTCAAGGTATGTATTGAACCATTTGGAAATGTGGAGACTAAGCCCAATCTCTCACCATTTACATGAGTGGCTCGAAAGTTTTCATTATTCTATCATTTGATTAATAACTGCTCCAAGTTTGGCGCTATGGCCTTACAGTGGTTAAGCTCAATGAGAAACAGAACTGAAGCCAAGTTTATCATACCGTGGTAAACCCTTTCGTCAAAAGATTATTATTATACTTTGAATCATTTTTAAACATATGTTGTGTGACATGTAAAACCAACTAGAAATGTTAGTCAGTCCAGATAAATAGACCTCTGACAATGTGTTTACCTCTGACTGAGAATACTGAGGATTAAAACTGCCAAATTTAGGAAATGAAAAGTCATAGAATCCGGCCCATGTGGACTGAAGAAActcttcaaattcttcaatttcgTGTGAGGAAAGTGATGCCAAATTGTTTAGTACAGAGTTCCATGGGGAATTCACAGTTATATATTCCACATATTGTTTCAAATTTAAGAATTGTGTATAATGCTGTTCTAGATAAACTGCAATATCGGCTTTTttgatggaagaatcgTCAATTACCATATAATATGTAGAGTAGGGCTTTAGTAGCACCAACCATTGAGCCTATTTAAGACTTAATCATAAATACACCTGAACTGAGGTTGAGACAACTATGGAagttttaataaaataaatttctaCAACTCAAAATTCATAACCAATCGAAAAGCTATTTTAAAACTCCcgtttcattaaaaatataatatgTATTATATGTACCGAAAGGAACAGGCGGAATGACtacaaaattttgaaagaatgtTTAAAAGTATAGAAAAGGGGAAAAGGCGGCTGCGGGGATTGGTCATGTTAACAAAAACATGAGAAATcgaaagagaaatataGGGGAGGAACGAGTTAAAGTAAAAACCTTTCGTCGGTTACAATTCGTAAATAGTATCCActttaaaggaaaaagataaattaTGTTAGACGAGTGCAAGtgtcaaaaaaaagtcgaGGATTGCCTCCACTCAGAACGTGATTTTGGAGATGGGATTGAACAGGCTCAAGGCAGACGTTGGAATTTACGAGATGCTCCATGACAGAAAGAGATTCGTTAACTGAATAAGGTTCCATAGGAATGACCTTCACAGATTTAACCGATTCGTAGACTGAGTTGTTGATGGGAACATAGGGATCAAAGTTAGCCTTGCCAAGAGCAACATCTAGCGACGGAGTTTTTATACGTGGCTGGCTAGAAGTTGCAGCAAATACTGTTCCACGGTGAAAGGACCGTGCTCCAGACAAATATTCGTAGAGagattttataaaatagaaatcGCACGGCGAAAGATTACGGTTTTCTGGATTTTTGTACTTGGTAGGGACGGATAAAATAGACAAATTGTCAATGATAAAGAGAACATTGACCGATGAACCAGGTTTTTTGGTGGCAGCATCCAGTTCCTGCATGAACGGTTGATAAAACTTCACCGACAGCTCAGGATTGCTTGTTACCTTACGCAAAAAAGTATGCAAGTCCGTACCAGCAACAATGGACTTTCCAGGAACAAGTTcgtaattttttgatgtGGACAGGGTTCtcaaaattttggaattaaCATTCATGACGGATGtaagaaattcttttgtaagCTCTGGCTGTACCCAAGACTTCGAAGATGGGTTGTACGCATAAGCACTGGAAGAATCGACCCAGCGTTCACAGTTATGCAGTCCCAGCACGACATAATTAGGATGAGAGAACGCAAAAATCTCAgcttgaagaagagaaatGCTCCTTCCAGAACCATCCGAGCCATCCAATACATATCGTCCCTTTTCTGAACCCACATCTTTAGAGCGTTGTAAAATGTTGTAAAGTTTAGTTGTAACTTCTCGGTGTAAAAGGACAgggtttgaaaaaaatgagaagcttttcttttgcttttcaataGCACCGAGTGCATCTAACTTTTCTAAAAGAGGGTTGGGAATCTCGTACATTTTCCCTTCCGTCTTGGGAGACCAATGCATGGTCTTATGGTTCTCTTTTACATGCTGGTCATCATGACTAATAAGCTCATCTAAAACAATACTGCCATTGGAAGATCCTTGACCTTGGCGAGGAGACTTTTTATTCGTCTTATTGCTCTCGTCGTATTCTATTGATCGGGACTCTTTTTTCCCATTGCTGCGCAGGTTACCAGATTCTCTGTATTGTTCTTTGtcgttttcatttttattcaagGGTTGAAAAGTAGAAAACTCTTGGATTCCGTTGGAGTTCCTgtattttgtttgttcaAGCTTGTACGTACAATTGCAAACTCGGTGTCTCCAGGCAAATTTCGACTTTCCTAACAATCCCGTTCGAACATTCAGCACATTCGAAGTGCTTCTCACATTTGGAAGCATTTTATATGTCTTTTTCTGTACAATTTATCTTGAAATGGGCATTACGCGGTAAAGGACATTTGAACCTGACCCCAAGATATCCGGTTACCGATGTACAAGGCCATCGTTATATCAACTAGGGTAGGGTTAGGAGGATTAGAGAAGACAGAGTGGTTTTGTACTAGAAAAGTATTTGAATCCTTTCCTACAACTACTACAAAGGAGGTGaatcgaaaagaaaattgcttttataAGCACGAAGTCATAATCTGTAAAAAACTAGAATTAATCCATTTGAACGTGTACACCGAATAATTTAACGGtgaaaatttttgaaggttTGGTCGAtaatttggaatttttggGATTTTTAACGGTCTATAAAAAACCTTGATAATAAAACAACTTGattgaaaggaaaatgtCTACGAGCGTTGAGAAAGCAATTCCCTTGGAGTTCGACTTGGGCAACATGAGTGCCTTTGATGTGACCCCCTTAGACCAAACGAAATTGAACTCTCAAAATAGTcgggaaaaagaagattatTTGGCATCTATGGCTCGTGATAATACTCAGTTGCTTGTCAACAAAATGTTGGCTTTACCTAAAGAACGAACTCAAGATGGCGTATTGCTTGCTTTGCCCGAAACTACCACTCCCACTCCGAGAGCTAAGCATTTGCCCAAGCCTAAACCAGAAACGAAATGGGCACGCTTTGCTCGCCTTAAGGGTATAGCACCCAAGAAGCGCGAAGGAAAATTGGTTTTCGACGAGGCTTCAGGAGAATGGGTTCCTAAATGGGGATATAAAGGCAAGAACAAAGAGTTGGATACTCAATGGATCGTTGAAGACGGAGaaagggaaaagaagatgacTTCAAAGCAAGTCAGACATAGTTCCAGAGACGCTAAACGCACTCGTCggtaaaaaaattattttttttggatatgaGGGCCCCTAGGTTTTGCATCTTCAGAATTCCATTTGTAATTATTTCGTcgtttaatttttaatataGATTCGGTGGTTCGTAATTCATGAGATAGATTTTTTGTATACGTGTTAAAGTGTATGGTTAGCGTGGAAGCAGGAGGATATGGGATTTTAAGGAATCGAAATTGCTCATTTCgacaataaaaattgagaaaaatacaaatagaAACGACTGCATTCGTATACCCGTCCGTGTAGACGTATACTTTGCGAGCAGGATATGTGAGCATCATCTATTGTCTGCTTGACAAGAGATTTGTGGATGTACCTACGAACCATGATCGTTTCTCGGCACTTGAAATTCAATAATCTatcattttgtttccacGATGAAAGCTTTTGCTAATAATTATTTCTTACAAATGTACGACATTTTAGAGGAACATATAGTTTTTAAGCACCCCAATACTGGAAAGCATCAGTGGTGTAGCGGTAACATGAATGCTCCCCAAGCATTCGCTCCGGGTTCGACTCCCGGCTGATGCAATGTGGAAATATTTTTGCACATTGCATGTGCTCAATATCGTTGTATCTCagtagtaaataaacaaatatggAGgttgaataaaatatttaaagactttggaagaaactgttatttaatttatactttttcttttatttcatgGAAGTTTCTTATTGATATGAGCTTTCTTCGTTTTGCTTCATTTTGTTCGTTCCTGCAAGTTGAAAGTCGATTCTATTTCACAGTACGTTTAAAGTTGAATGCTTTTCATTGAACCTAAAAGATTGAAACGAGAATATAAAATCTCAAATCAGTTTCCTTCATCTACCTTGAAGAAGCATCCTCGAGTTTGGCATACTTCATACACATTTTTATACTCGCAGTTTGTCAACTGGAATgtcatttctatttactttttcttaattCATTTATCgttcttttatttaatttatacTAATAGATTACATACAAAGTCAAGGCAACAAGGCTTCATGTCACGCTTCTTTATCACCCACTTTTTCCCTATACCTACCTATACGAAGGAATTCGTCGTTAATATCCAATCTTCTCGTTTTTCTACGTACATTGCGTCCATTTTATAGATACTAGAGTGCAATAACgtttaattttgtttcttaaattgttagaaaaaatcattccATCCGAAAAATTCACGCGACTAATGCATTGTAACTTATTTTCTTAACTCCCGGGGCATCGAAAATATATTCTATTTTGGTACTGCCGTATTTACCATGAGTATCCCGAAAATGTTTCAGAGTCGCGGAAAGCGAATTGCGTCGGATACTTTTCCAGTTACCAGTTTTTCTTGTAGCTTGGACGAAACATTCGCTGTTCGGCGGGAGTCATACCCTTTTGGACAGCAGGATAGCGAGAATCAATCGTTGGCAAGTATTAGTGTTAAGACAGAACCTATTTTACGCTCTAaagacaaacaaaagacgGTTCTCGCTGTTCTTTTGGAATACCGTGATTCTGAAGCGGCGTATGTTCATGACTTACATGTTGCAAGACGATACTATGCTGAACGGTTAAACGGACACgtaaaaaaaagcgaaTGGAAGAAGGTGTTTCATGTCTTTTTAGAATTATGCCAACAGGCGACATTGTTTGAAAGTGAAATTTCTAAAgcatttgatgaagaaattgcaAACATGACTGAAGATATTCAAGTTTCTGTGCGACTAAAGCCGTCAGTTGCCAAGATATTTCTCAAGTGGCTTCCCAAGCTTTCTTCAGTATACAGTAGGTACTGCCTTGATCAAGATGAAATCGTTACAATCGTTGATAAATGGTCTAATAGCCCGTCTATGTCGGATTACTTGCAAGAATGTGATAGCATGGCgaaaattgaaagcaaaTCTTGGAATTTAGACAGCTTCCTAGTAAAACCCATGCAACGCTTCTTAAAATATCCTCTTCTGCTAAACCAGCTATACAAATCAGCCTGTCTAGGAATGATTCAGGATTATGTATTACTTGGAGAAGCGTGTCATCAGTCAGAACTAGCCAGTCAAAGAGCTAATGAAATGAAGCGTCGGCGGGATATAGTAGTCGATGCTTTGAAGGCTGTAACGGATACCCAAGAAATTTTGGTGCTCTCTACAGACAcaatatccaaaaaaatttcaaaggtaaattttttatatgttATTGACCGTTGGCTaacaaaccttttttaGCTTAAAACTTCGATTAACGTTTTCTACATTCCTGAACATGAATATATCGTTTCCCTAATACaagatttgttttcttcctaCAGTCACTTGGTCGAGCTTCGGACGTCAATATGCGAATGGATCAAATACTCTAGAATGCATTACACCCATATGCACGCGTTTGTAGATTCCTACGTACGCTTTTGTAAAGAAACACCCTCCATACAGAAGTGGGTTCCGATTTCCTTAGAGTTGCAAAACATTGCCAAGGGTGCTATTCTGTGTCTTATCGAGCAATGTCAAAAAGATGTACTTAAACCCATGTCGAAAGCCATTCACTATTGTCGCAACCCTCTGTATATTGCGGATGTTTGGATACAACGTGCTTCAGCATTTTCTAAACGGCGGCATTCTGGTTTGACCATAGAAGCCGATTTGGAATCGTTTCCGCTGCTAAGCAATTGTTTACTGGAAGAACTACCAACTCTGCTTAGCTTAGCACGTTCTACAACCGATGAATGCATTGTGGCTTTTTCGAAATCGCAAGCAACCTTCTATGCTACTGTGACGAAAAGTCTGACACCTTTTgtatctttgttttcaactGTTAATTTCAGCAATTTAAGGGCCATTGAAAATCTAATGGATCAGACTGTTAATAACTCGACAAAATTGGTATAAGctttattaaaaaactCTGTCATTCTTTCCTTCCCTCCTTTACCGTTTTCGACTTCCATTCTTTCTAATGTATTGCGGTCCTTTCTCTTATTATGTATAAcactttttatttacaacttttacttttgttttcagtCCTTTTCTCCTCTGTCCTTTTGTTGTGTAATGCTAGTCGTTGTTATTGATTAAAAACCGGGGGTCAAAAATCTATTCCTTTCTACCGTATGGAATCCTATACACATGATAGATGGCTTTTTAATTCTGATCTAAAGTCTTCATCTGCGAGACTGCATACTTCACCTAACTTATTATTACTCgtctcttttcttttgtatttattcCAATAATTGGCTTTATGTTAGTCTAATAATCTGCCAACTCCTTTCTGTTCTATTATCTTGCAGCAATAAAATTACTTAAAAGAGAATCAAAGCCGATCTTTTGTAGCCTTTGAATGCCCGtccattcattttttcaattgtaCCGTTCGTTCATCAGCCGAGTCTTCCAATCCTAcgcaataaaaaataaatgaataaCTACTCTctaaaatattaaatataGTATTTCTTAGTGTTTTCCTGTATCGCAAAGAAACGTCGATGGGTCTCCaaaatatgaaagaaatcttacaaaattaaaaaatcgGTTTAATTCGTCTATATTGTCGTTTCTTATTATAAATATCATctatttacttttactttccaatcaccaattttttaattcctACCCTTGTTGTTAGTCTACACAAAACCGGGAATCGGTGTTCTTAACTTACCAACCACACCTACCTCCACTCACCCAATAAACTAACAGGGAATTATTTCAAAGTGtagttttttcttaataaaaggaaagaacGATTAGAatgtttcatttatttaagaagaaaagcgaaATGCTAAAATTCGCTCGGTCTGGCGTTAGAGTACGTTTTTTTGGGCCGTTTTCGGGTCCGCAGGTCTAGAAGGGTAGAATGGGGATCCGATGTGGTTATAGTTGGATGAATAACTAACAAATACAGAGCTTCACTCAGCAAGCTGAACAGACCAGCAGCAGACGCACTAATATAGCCGTTGCCAGTAGTACCTTGCTTTCCGTTGGTATGGTCGCCTTGTACTACAATGTATACGGACCCAAGCTTTCAGCTGCTTCtccaaaggaagaaggattACATTTTATAAAGCATGAATGGCCTCAAGAAAAATTGCTTAAGGGATTTGACCATGCCAGTCTGCGCCGTGGTTTCCAGGTTTACCGTGAGGTTTGTTCTGCTTGCCATGCACTTGATTACATCGCCTGGCGTCATTTGGTGGGTGTCACCCATACCGCTGACGAAGTGAAGGAAATGGCCAGCGAGTATGAATATGAAGACGGTCCGGACGATGAGGGTAAGATGTTCAAGCGTCCCGGTAAGCTTTCCGACTTCCTGCCTGCTCCTTATCCCAACGTTGAGTCTGCTCGTGGCGCCAACAACGGTGCTGCTCCTCCCGACCTTTCCTTAGTTGTCCGTGGTCGTCACGGTGGTCCTGATTACGTTTATTCCCTTTTGACCGGTTACGTGGATCCTCCTGCTGGTGTCGAGATTCCTGATGGCATGAACTTCAACCCCTTTTTCCCTGGTACTCAAATTGCTATGGCTCGCCCCTTGTTTGACGAAGCCgttgaatttgaagatgGAACTACCGCTACCACTTCCCAAGCTTCCAAGGATGTCGTCAACTTCCTTCATTGGGCCAACGAGCCTGACTTGGATACACGCAAGAAGATGGGATTCCAAGTCATGACTGTTTTGACCATCATGACTGCCATTAGCATGTGGTACAAGAGATTCAAGTGGTCACCCATCAAGAACAGAAAGATCGTATACCAACGCCCCGTCAGCAAGTAAGTCAAATCTTAGTTTTACAGTCCTTGAGCCTTAAGGGCCATTCAAGTCTTAAAActcgttttttctttctccagctttctttgtctttttttttaaaattttactttttgaaaatgaaaatgaaagaaattacaGAGAATAAATctgttttactttttttttgaattttccgACCTTGCTACATGTTCGTTTCTGGACATCTTCGTTATTTGACTAATATTCCCCTCCccccttttctttcagtTTCTTCgtctctttcttttgatttgaaagagagagagagagagagagagagagagtCTATAAGCTCCTTTGTCTTACGGAAGCACTAAAGCATATAAATTGGTTTTCCTAAGTGTGAACAGCGTGTGCTatctcctttctttttacaattTATGTCACGACGAACTTAAAATACCAATCCTTGTTATCACttattgaattttattttatacttTGACTGTGTAAGATTTATTCTGTGGGTTTTAATTGCTCGTTGTCGAGGCCCTAATAAAACTCATAAAACTCGATTATTCCGAACGCATAGAGTAGTCAGCTCATACATAATTgaaatccttttttatttgaaaaatacaatttGCTGAATGGGAACCTTGCTCATCGCGGATTCTTCTGTACTTATCACAAACTTTTTACTTGAGCTTCGTAGTAATCTTTAAATAATGGCTAGAATTAGCACAATGGATTACCGTGTATAtgcattctttctttcttaagTCATGACTTACGCAAACTtgtattaaagaaaatttccTATCACCAACgtctcaaaaaataatcGTATTTGTAAACGGTTACGAAAGTAGCAAAATAGTAAAATCATTAACTTAATCTTTCGAAGCTTCTTATATAGTCAAGAGCAATTGATAGCTTATTCAGTTGAGCTCTGACCACTAACGATTGAACGAATTGGCAAAGTATTAGGAAATAACCTGCTAACGATtacgaaaatgaaacttgTGATTGGAACAGCTACTGACGCCCCGGTTCCTGTGTACgactttcaaaagaaagcaatcACAGAACGATTGGCTGGAGTTTCTAGTCCAACATGGATTGAATGGGAAAACAAGAGCAAGCACCTTTACGTTGCTAATGAAGTCGAGAATGGTTTCGTTAGCGTATTTAAGTGGGATTCCAACAAATTTGAGAAAGTCGACGAGTTTTCTGTTCAAGGTCATAGCCCTACCAGCCTAtgtgttttggaaaatggtGCAGTAATCACGGCTAATTATGGAAGTTCCTCCATTAGCAAAAAGCATaagaagaataaagaaGTACCTGCTCCAGTTCATGAGAAGCCTCATGTCTGGTATCATGAGGGAAAGTCTTTACATCCCGAGCGCCAAAGAAAATCTCATCCTCATCAAGTTTTGAAGCACGGACACTTGGTTTTCTCTGTTGATTTAGGTCTTGATCGAGTGGCTATATTTGACTCTGAAACTACTTCGACAGATCCGATAGCAGTACTAAAGGTTCCGTCGGGATATGGTCCCAGGCACGCAGTTGTGCACAAAACACTTCCTGTTTTATACGTTATTTGTGAGCTTTCAAATCGCATATGCGTGTTTGATACCAGAAATTTTGAATGCATTCAAGATGTGTCCATCCTTCCCGCAAATGTGACTTTAGAGCACGACCCCCAATTCCCGCAGCCACCCAGTGCTGCTGAGATTGCAATAGTTTATGATGGA contains:
- the trt1 gene encoding telomerase reverse transcriptase 1 protein Trt1, with the protein product MVIDDSSIKKADIAVYLEQHYTQFLNLKQYVEYITVNSPWNSVLNNLASLSSHEIEEFEEFLQSTWAGFYDFSFPKFGSFNPQYSQSELVLHVTQHMFKNDSKYNNNLLTKGFTTNNENFRATHVNGERLGLVSTFPNGSIHTLTSENWKLLLEVIGCDAMYHLLYKGSIFSYLPNNNYLQVTGVPIYSFNLKSSFVGKKRKFESLRHENGHQKETRIGNPWNKISVKRFRLFYKYFYKHFKKDRFFNSGQLTKKTTVYWLQWIFPQQFGLPSVFSDEGFENRASSVLPKKLDIPKRLLKAAPLIHSIAKNLHQVSLLCTFNHYCPRRTNIHFEDPEKSKVLAYSLNVNQVHAFLRSVILKVFPKCVWGTTHIFNIVMRKLLIFLQLTRFETITLHYIMHNIPIRSIPWIRLGENDSKKLCLSDFEKRKQIFSEFMYWFFNTFVISLLQSFFYCTESVESKNATCYFRKDVWASLSNPYLRMVKDSSYMPIETHEILKDSVLPPATIRLIPKKDSFRLITNLRRKHLMKNTFDNHGPGHLVSTNQLLQPLASVLRLSMSDYESRADESFSYRNVFSKILFYKEDLQKHCLYNRKKYFVRVDIKGCYDNIKQDLMSRITKLHLKDPEYVIRKYCMIQKSQGQLIKQHVNEAHSYFDLKPFERLASSLATRMKDTIFVDNVEYWTKTFDELFSILEKHLKQSVVKIGRKYYRQTQGIPQGSVISSYLCHFYMQELIEDYLLFTKEKGSILIRVVDDFLFITVHKKAANRFLKLSSKGNSIRVSKANA
- the rsm23 gene encoding mitochondrial ribosomal protein subunit S29 — translated: MLPNVRSTSNVLNVRTGLLGKSKFAWRHRVCNCTYKLEQTKYRNSNGIQEFSTFQPLNKNENDKEQYRESGNLRSNGKKESRSIEYDESNKTNKKSPRQGQGSSNGSIVLDELISHDDQHVKENHKTMHWSPKTEGKMYEIPNPLLEKLDALGAIEKQKKSFSFFSNPVLLHREVTTKLYNILQRSKDVGSEKGRYVLDGSDGSGRSISLLQAEIFAFSHPNYVVLGLHNCERWVDSSSAYAYNPSSKSWVQPELTKEFLTSVMNVNSKILRTLSTSKNYELVPGKSIVAGTDLHTFLRKVTSNPELSVKFYQPFMQELDAATKKPGSSVNVLFIIDNLSILSVPTKYKNPENRNLSPCDFYFIKSLYEYLSGARSFHRGTVFAATSSQPRIKTPSLDVALGKANFDPYVPINNSVYESVKSVKVIPMEPYSVNESLSVMEHLVNSNVCLEPVQSHLQNHVLSGGNPRLFFDTCTRLT
- the rrs1 gene encoding ribosome biogenesis protein Rrs1; this encodes MSTSVEKAIPLEFDLGNMSAFDVTPLDQTKLNSQNSREKEDYLASMARDNTQLLVNKMLALPKERTQDGVLLALPETTTPTPRAKHLPKPKPETKWARFARLKGIAPKKREGKLVFDEASGEWVPKWGYKGKNKELDTQWIVEDGEREKKMTSKQVRHSSRDAKRTRR
- the gef3 gene encoding RhoGEF for Cdc42/Rho3/Rho4 (Gef3) translates to MSIPKMFQSRGKRIASDTFPVTSFSCSLDETFAVRRESYPFGQQDSENQSLASISVKTEPILRSKDKQKTVLAVLLEYRDSEAAYVHDLHVARRYYAERLNGHVKKSEWKKVFHVFLELCQQATLFESEISKAFDEEIANMTEDIQVSVRLKPSVAKIFLKWLPKLSSVYSRYCLDQDEIVTIVDKWSNSPSMSDYLQECDSMAKIESKSWNLDSFLVKPMQRFLKYPLLLNQLYKSACLGMIQDYVLLGEACHQSELASQRANEMKRRRDIVVDALKAVTDTQEILVLSTDTISKKISKLKTSINVFYIPEHEYIVSLIQDLFSSYSHLVELRTSICEWIKYSRMHYTHMHAFVDSYVRFCKETPSIQKWVPISLELQNIAKGAILCLIEQCQKDVLKPMSKAIHYCRNPLYIADVWIQRASAFSKRRHSGLTIEADLESFPLLSNCLLEELPTLLSLARSTTDECIVAFSKSQATFYATVTKSLTPFVSLFSTVNFSNLRAIENLMDQTVNNSTKLV
- the cyt1 gene encoding cytochrome c1 Cyt1; protein product: MFHLFKKKSEMLKFARSGVRSFTQQAEQTSSRRTNIAVASSTLLSVGMVALYYNVYGPKLSAASPKEEGLHFIKHEWPQEKLLKGFDHASLRRGFQVYREVCSACHALDYIAWRHLVGVTHTADEVKEMASEYEYEDGPDDEGKMFKRPGKLSDFLPAPYPNVESARGANNGAAPPDLSLVVRGRHGGPDYVYSLLTGYVDPPAGVEIPDGMNFNPFFPGTQIAMARPLFDEAVEFEDGTTATTSQASKDVVNFLHWANEPDLDTRKKMGFQVMTVLTIMTAISMWYKRFKWSPIKNRKIVYQRPVSK
- a CDS encoding bacterial carboxy-cis analogue; this encodes MKLVIGTATDAPVPVYDFQKKAITERLAGVSSPTWIEWENKSKHLYVANEVENGFVSVFKWDSNKFEKVDEFSVQGHSPTSLCVLENGAVITANYGSSSISKKHKKNKEVPAPVHEKPHVWYHEGKSLHPERQRKSHPHQVLKHGHLVFSVDLGLDRVAIFDSETTSTDPIAVLKVPSGYGPRHAVVHKTLPVLYVICELSNRICVFDTRNFECIQDVSILPANVTLEHDPQFPQPPSAAEIAIVYDGPFLVASTRYLGNYDTDTLWTSSLDPHTGRIIEGTDSHTDLQGRCPRHFVFNEGASLLAVAMQDEDLVQVYKREPKTMKLDLLFTIPTPKPTCAVFIEDEALEAK